Below is a genomic region from Methanolobus sediminis.
GATTCTCTACGTGGCCCCTGAAAGACTCACAATGTCAGGCACCATTACACTTCTGAAAAGTCTCAATGTAAGTCTTTTTGCAATAGATGAAAGCCACTGTATTTCCGAATGGGGACATGATTTCAGACCGGAGTACAGAAAACTCGGCATGTTAAAAAAGAAGTTCACGAAAATACCCATTATTGCACTCACAGCCACAGCTACTCCGAAAGTAAGAGAAGACACCATAAAGCAACTTGGAATTGAAAATTGCGGGATATATGTTGCAAGCTTTAACCGGCAGAATCTGTTTTACCGCGTGCGTGCCAAGAAAGACACATACAATAACCTTCTGCAGTACCTCCGAAAAAAGAAAGGTGAAAGCGGGATTATTTACTGCCAGAGCCGCAGGACTGTGGATAGCCTGACTACCAAGCTCAGGAAAGACGGATTCAATGCACTTTCATACCACGCCGGGCTTACCGATCTTCAGAGAGCAAAGAACCAGGAGATGTTCATCAAGGACAGAGCAGACATTGTAGTTGCCACCATTGCATTTGGAATGGGAATCGATAAACCCAATGTCCGTTTTGTTGTACACTATGACCTTCCCAAAAACCTCGAGGGATATTACCAGGAAACAGGACGAGGGGGAAGAGATGGACTTGAGTGTGAGTGTGTACTCTTTTTCAGTCGTGGTGATAAATTCAAAATTGAATATTTCATCAAACAAAAGGACAAAAAAGAAGAAAGAGACATTGCAATCAAGCAGCTCAACGACATTGTAGATTACTGTGAAAGTAACATATGTCGCCGAAAAGTATTGCTCAGGTATTTCGGGGAAGAAATACCGGAAGACAACTGCGGAAAATGCGATGTCTGCCTCCAGCCCCGCATAGAAGTAGACGGGACTGCAGAAGCCAGACTGATAATCAAATGCATCCAGGACCTCGATCAGAGATTTGGAATGAACCATGTTATAGACGTCCTAACTGGTAGCCGGGCAAAGAAGATCACAGACAAAAAACACCACCTGCTCAAAAGTTTCGGACAGGGAGACTCATATTCCAAGAATGAATGGCTGGATATGGCGCGGGAGATGGTCAGGCAGGATGCCATCAAAGTTGAAGGAGCACGTTATCCGCTTCTTAAGCTTAACCGGAAGAGCCTGGAAGTGCTGGACGGAAAAAGAACCGTGAATTTTACCCGAAAAGTTGAGGATGCACAAACTGACTACGAACCGGTTACGCCAGATATTGATGAAGAAGAATTTGAGGAAGAATACAGGCCAGTGGTTCACCGAAGGATCAGCGATGACCCTGAGAAAATCCTTTTTGATAAATTAAAAGAGCTACGCATATCCCTGGCACAGATGCAGGATGTGCCGCCTTACATCATATTTGCGGATACGAGCCTTCGCCAGATGGCTGCCAGAAGACCAGCTACAAAAGAGGAAATGCTGAAGATCACCGGTGTTGGCGAGTACAAACTCAAGAAATATGGCGACATGTTCCTCAAAACTATTGCAGAACATCTGGAGACTGTGGAATCCCCAAATAAGAGTGATGAAAAAAGCAAGGCCAGAGCTCCCGTAAAAAAGGAAGTTAAAAATAAGGTTTCAGGAAATGGATTCCCAAAACCAGCCCTTAAAAAAGAAATTGTTCTAAAAGCCCTGGATGAACTGGAAGTTGACCTCATCAGAAGTATAAAAGATAAACTGGGTGGAAACTATTCTGATGATGAGATAAGGAATGTTTACCAGTCAATTATCAAAAGGAAATGATGGAACATCTTTCTGACATATGTTATTCACAGGTGTCAAGAAGGTGTCTTTTGGGTCGAACCCTCTGATCACCGGGATGAATAGGGTTTATCTTTGTCTTCTGCTCATCTTCGTTCTGCTTTTTGTTTTCAGGTTTCTTTTCTTCCATTGATCCATCTCCAGTTAATAATTTGGAAGAAACGATATTAAAACCTGATGCAAAACAGAAGTTAAAAAAAGATTTGAATGCAATTCACATCATCATGAACTGCATTGTCAGATAGAATATCAGATCACCGAAAACCACGGCAGTAATGAATCCGGCGGTTATCGGAATCATAAACGGCAGACCGGGCGTTATCCATACACCATTTTTTACCTTGCCTTCTTTCTCATACGCCTTTAGTTCTTTTATCACATCAGAACTAAGTTCCGTACCTGACCTGGAAAATCTGAAATTTACCCCATCCTTTGTTTCCTCATAGGAATCGATCATACGGAAATGACCTTTCTCCAGTTTTGATATCGGAGTAAGGTATCCTATGAACATGTATAACGGACGTTTCAGAGATTCAGATGGGTTTTTCACCAGATTATACAGGAATAGCCCCAGGGGGACGATCACAGTCAGAATCACTGAATTGCCAAATACACTGAAGGCAAAGAGATCGATCGGAGGAATTCCATTGAGTGGAAATGCAGTTGATCCGACCACAATGACCGGGAATGTAGGAATGATCAGCGAAATTACCATCAGGACCTTAGCATCTGCACCTCCGAATGCCCCGAACTGGAAAAGGATGTAAACAAAGGCAAATATGAATAGGAATGAAAGTATGTTGCGTATCAGATACGGAAGTCCATAGGTCATGAGATCATACATTATGAATATGAATCCCACACCGAACATCATAAACCATACATCATTGGAAACACGCCGGGTTTTGATATCCGAATAGCAGGAATATAACAAAAAAGGCATGCATGCAAGCACCTTTAACAATTCGATCATTTCAGTGTTTCTCCCATTTCTTAAGTTTCATGACCTCAGATAATGTCGCACCCCTGCGAATCTCTTCAAAAAGACGCTGCTCGGTCTTTTCAACCTCTTTTGCACGCCTTGCGATCTCATAGGCGCGTTCTTTAGGGATAACAACAACTCCGCTGTCATCGCCCACAATATAATCACCCGGATTTACAGTCTGGTTTCCGCAAACTATTTCGGAATTGATCTCACCGAAACCTTTGGGCTCTCCTGCATTGGGCACATGACACGTGGCAAAAACAGGAAGCCCTATTTTCCGGATCTCATCGATATCTCTCACTGCCCCATCGATAACCACACCGGCAACTCCTTTGTTAAGACAGCTCAAAGTGGCAAGTCCGCCCCAGGGAGCTACGTGCCTGCTACCATTGTAAATTACAATGACATCGCCTTGCTTTGCTTCATCTATGGCCTCAACTGCTTTAGCCCAGTCTCCTTTAAAGGTCTGGACAGTTACCGCAGTACCAACCATCTTTTCCCCTTCAAACATGGGGAAGATATCCTGCATGGCACCTTTTCTGTGCATGGCATCGGAGATATTAGATGTTGAAACTGATTCCAGTATAGCCCTTATTTCTTCATCCTTTGAAATTTTTGTGATTTGGACCGTTGAGGGCGAATCAACACTTTCCCTGATAGCCTTTGCAGATGCAGTTACATTAGATGAACGGACAATGTTTCCACCAACGATAACAACATCAGCGCCTGCATTTACAGCCTCTGCACACGAAGCCGCATCCAGACCACCTGCAATTGCAACCGGGATGTTGACTTTCCTGACCACTTCCTTCATGATAGAAAGTGAATCCTGACCCTCCATCTGCTGGTCAATCCCTGCATGTACATTGATATAATCAACACCCAGCTTTTCCACTTCCATACTGCGGGAAACCGGGTCGTTTGCAGATATCAAGTCTGCCATTATCTTTACTCCGTACTTCCTAGCTGCACGTACGGACTCGAGTATAGTGGAATCATCCGCACTTGCAAGTACAACTATAATATCGGCACCTGCCTTGGCACCCATTTCAACTTCCATTGCACCGGTATCAGTAATTTTCATGTCGGCAATGATGGTTTTCTCGGGGAAGGCATCCCTTAGTTTTCTGATAACGTCCATGCCCTCACTTTTGATGAGAGGGGTGCCAGCCTCAAGCCAGTCTGCGCCGCCTTCCAGAGATTCCTTTGCTATCTGTATTGCCCTGTCGGTTTCCAGGAGATCAAGAGCAACCTGAATAATTGGTTTAGTAGGATCAACTTTGGACATACTTACACTACTAAAATACTTGAAAACCTATAAATTTAATCACGTAAAAATTAACATTGTATATTTGTGAGATAGGAAATGAAGGATAATGAAGAGATTTCAACCCGGGAAAGAGAAAAACTATTGAAAAGCCTTCATAGTAGTCTTTTCTGGGTAGGGAAAGAAATCCCCTATACGATTACAATCAATGGGAATGAAGTACACCTGCACGAGATCGTATGGGAGATCGTTAACAAACCCCATATTGAAAGAAGCGATGTGGACAACATCGATAAGTTTCTGGAATTGCTGTCAGTTAAGGAGAAGGAGTATGAAGAAGGCCTTGCACATGGAAATGTTAGCTCTGAGAAGGCAAAAGAGATATTTGAGAAGGCTGCAGGCATTCGCAGGGCCATCATGGACCTTAAGGAATTGACAACATCTGCCAAGAGAAAGACTATTTTCAAATCCAGACACATATGTGACAATGTAGAAACATGCGAATGGGATAGTCTGACCGAGAATATGAAGGACAAACGCTGGAGCAAAAAGTCCTGACATAGCAGGCAAATATTATATCTCATGCAATGCCTTTAGTAGTCGATGAAATTTAAGGACCAACCTATCATTTCTATGAGAGAGTTCTCCAGAGAGATGATCGACCATATACTTACTGCTGCTGAAAAAATGGAGCCGATTGCACGCGGAGAAGAAAGGTCGGACCTGCTTTCCGGGAAAATCCTTGCAGTTCTTTTTTTTGAACCAAGTACAAGGACTCGAATGTCTTTTGAAACTGCAATGCTAAGACTTGGCGGAGATGTTTTGAACCTGGGATCGGTGGATGCCAGTTCCATTGCAAAGGGCGAAACACTTGCAGACACCATAAGGGTTGTTGACGGTTATGTTGATGCCATAGTTATCCGTCACCCGAAGGAAGGAGCAGCACACCTTGCATCAGAATTTTCCAGTGTACCTATACTTAATGCCGGTGACGGTGCAGGGCACCATCCAACCCAGACCCTGCTTGACCTTTATACGATCAAACGTGAAAGTCACCTTGATAACCTGAAGATAGCACTTGCAGGTGATCTCAAGTATGGAAGAACCGTTCATTCATTGTGTTATGCACTATCACTTTACGGTGCGCAGATAAACCTGATATCCCCTAAAGAGCTTCGTATGCCTGAAGAGATAATCAATGATATTATCGCAAGGGGAGCAAAGATAAAAGAAGTAGATACCATTGAAGAAGCCATCAAGGATGTTGATGTGCTTTATATGACGCGCATACAGAAAGAAAGGTTCCCTGATCCTGCTGAGTACCATAAAGTTGCTAACAAACTCAAGATCACAACCGATATGCTGAAAGGTGCTAAACCTGACCTTAAGATAATGCACCCATTACCAAGGGTGAATGAAATAGATGCTAGCGTGGATGATACACCACATGCATGCTACTTTAAACAGGCATTCTATGGAGTTCCTGTGAGAATGGCATTACTTGGACTTGTATTGGGAGCGATAGAATGACCGATATTGAGACAGAGCTCAGAGTTAGCAGGATAGAGAATGGTACTGTCATCGACCATATAACCGCAGGCAAAGCCCTTAATGTGCTCAAGATCCTCGGACTTCCTGATTCATCAAAGGGAGTTGTGAGTGTTGTGATCAACTCCAAAGGAAAATATGGAAAAAAAGATGTGGTGAAGGTCGAAAACCGTGAACTGAATGTGGAAGAAGTTGACAAAATAGCACTTATTTCTCCTAATGCAACCATCAATATTATACGTGACTTCAATGTTGCCAGCAAGTACAAGGTACACATTCCATCATTTGTGGAAGGAGTTGTCAGCTGCATTAATCCAAACTGCATATCCAATAGCAATGAGCCCATTACATCAAAGTTTGCTGTTGATACCGAAAATATATCCCTAAAACTCAGATGCTATTATTGCGGAAGAGTAATCTCTGAAAATATTGCAGAGTACCTGCTATGAAAAGATTCAATAAAAATAAAAGAAGGAAGATATGTTTGGAGGTAGTAACAATTGCACCAGGGCTTTCATGCCACAATAGATATTATATTGTGATATATATAATGTCGATGACCATTATTTCCTATTTGTCATTTAGTATTGTGAGCACAATTAAAGAATACTGCGCCACAATTGAACATGTGTGTGCCAAAAAAAAGGAGATTTATAATCCCAATATATCCTGCATGGTGTAAAGACCGGGAGCTGCATTGCCTATCCAGGCTGCTGCTTTGACCGCACCGCCTGCAAAAGCCTGTCTTGAATGTGCCTGGTGTTTTATCTCTATTCTCTCACCGTCACCTGCAAAAAGAACAGTGTGATCTCCAACTATATCTCCACCGCGTACTGCATGGATACCAATCTCTTTTCCACGGGGTGCAAAACCCTCACGTCCATACACGAATTCTTTGCCGCCAAGTGCTTCACTGATGACCTTTGCTGCACCCAGTGCGGTTCCGCTTGGTGCATCTTTCTTGTGCAGGTGATGAGCTTCTATAATCTCAATGTCCATGTCACCAAGATACCTGGAAGCTTCTGCAAGTATTTTAAAGAAAACATTTACTCCTATTGAATAGTTAGGAGATATGATGCCTGCAACGTTGTTGCTGATAATTGACTCTTCAATTGTCTTTTTCTGCTCAGAGGAAAGACCGGTAGTTCCGATTACAAGACTCACACCTGCTGATGCAGCCCTTGGTGCATTAACAGCAGTTGCATCTGCAATTGTAAAATCAATAAGAACCTGAGTTTTGGATTCCTTCAAAACGGATTCCATATCTTCTGCACTGGAAATTGGTACATTAAGAGTGCCGATCTGGGCAACTTCACCCACATCCTTTCCAATGTTCACAAGATCGAATGCAGAGGTCAGTTGTACATCTTCTGACCTGAGAATATTATCAATAATAAGTCTGCCCATTCTTCCGGAAGCTCCGGTCACACCAACATTGATCATGCGATACACCCCAGCTTTCGAAGAGCATTTTCAAGAAGAAGACTGTTCTCGTCGCTAAGTGGCGCAAGAGGAAGTCTCATATCACCACTTGAAAGACCCATAAGCTCAACTGCTCTCTTTACTGGTATCGGGTTAGTTTCTGTGAACAATGCACGTATAAGTGGTGCTATCTCAAAGTGAATCCTTCTGGCAGTTTCAAGGTCACATGCCTTCACAGCCTCTGCAAGCTGTACCATCTTAGCAGGAACAATATTAGCGACCACAGAAATTACACCTGCACCGCCTATGGCCATTGATGGGAACGTAAGACCATCCTCACCTGAGATTACCTCAAAGTCTTCGTCTGCAGTTTCTTCAATTATCTGTGAGAACTTGCTAAGACTACCGCTTGCTTCCTTGACAGCTACGATATTCTCAACCCTTGAAAGCTCTACAATAACTTCCAGTGGCATGTCCTGTCCGGTACGTGAAGGGACATTATACAATACAATAGGAATATCGGAAGCTTCTGCAATCTTCTTAAAATGAGCAATAAGCCCTGCGTTGTTGGGCTTGATATAATACGGGGATATTACAAGAGCGCCATCTGCTCCCGCGTCCGCTGCGTGTTTAGTAAGTTCCACCGCCTCTGCAGTGTTGTTAGAACCTGTACCGGCAATGACAGGAACCTTTGCGCAATCAACACAAAGATTAATCAGCTCTTTGTGTTCCCTGGTTTCCAGGGTTGCAGATTCACCAGTCGTACCACAGACAACAACTCCGGAAACGCCACCATCTTCCACAAAATCGACTATGTTCCTGAAACTTTCAGAATCAATAGAACCGTCCTTTGAGAATGGCGTTACAAGAGCAGGCAAAACTCCTTCGAACATGGGAACTTCCCCTCTCCAGAAACCTTACTCTCTTGGCCTGTGTGTCATCTTCCTTGTCACGTAACCTGCTACACGGTTTCTGATGACCTTACTCTCGATGGTTGTGTACTTTGTTACAAGGTGCTTGTTTGTGTCAAAATCTGTTGTAAATACGTTTCCGTGGTTTTCGGCTAAGCGAAGTGCAATTCTCTTGATGTTGGTTTGTCTAATATTTCCCATGATAATTCTCCATTATTATGAATCAATTATTTGATGAAACTTTATAGTAGTAACTTGTATCGGGGTTATAATAAATACCCTTACATTTATACCTTTTGGATTACTGGAACTGCACCTGAATACTTGATTATATATCAGTCTTTCCCAGAAAACGATCCTTTCCATCAGCATTGATGAAAACGCGTTCTCTAACACCTTTTTTGTTGAAGTACAAACCAACAAAAACAATCAAAAGTCCCAGCTCAGGATTAAAAGTGGTGAACAGAATCCCCAGTAGTACAATTGAGGAAGCAAGAATACCTTTCATTGCTCCCTTACGATACGAATCAATTTTGGTCCTTTTATAGATCCGGATATCTCTCAATGTTAGATAAAGAACAGCTACGTAAGCAAAAATTGCAAGATAGATATAATACATGATTTACAGGACCATTGATTTATTACATTTATATGTTGCCATGGTTCGTGATATTATATCAGAGTTCCGTTTACTATTAGCAAAACAAACAGCAAAACAAACGATATATCCAATTGAATCTATAAATGTCACTGCATTTGAATAAAAATATCAATGGAGATTCAATGGAAAACTCTCGAAAAGAAAGGATAACACTGCACATCGATATGGACAGTTTTTACTCCTCGGTGGAAGTAAGGGATAGACCGGAACTTAAAGGACTGCCCGTTGTTGTGGGTTCTGACCCGAAAGCTGGCAGTGGCAGAGGAGTTGCCAGCACCTGTTCTTATGAAGCAAGAGCATATGGCATACATTCCGGCATGGCAATCTCAAAAGCTTACAAACTGTGCCCTGATGCAGTATATCTTCGAGTCAACATGAAGCTTTACAAGGAAGTATCAGCAGAGATAATGCAGACACTCCGTATTTTTGCTGACAGGTTCCAGCAGGTAAGTGTTGACGAAGCATACCTTGACATTGGAGAATCAATATCGGATTATGCATCAGCAACCCTGCTTGCAAAGAAAATCAAAAGTGAGGTTCAAAGACTTCATGGGCTTACATGCTCCATAGGTGTGGCTCCGAACAAGGTGATTGCAAAGATCGCATCCGATTTTAACAAGCCTGATGGACTGACTATTGTAAGACCTGAGGACATACAGGATTTTCTGTTCCCCATGCATGTGTCAAAGATACCTGGAATCGGTAAGAAAACACAGCCAATTCTGGAAGAGATGGGAATTGAAACTGTGGGACAGCTTGCAACCTGCGATGTGCAGTTACTTATAGCACGTTTTGGAAAATTCGGTGTTGTTATGCACCAGCTTGCAAATGGTATTGATACAAGAGAAGTAAAGGAAAGAGAAGAAGTCAAATCCGTGAGCACTGAAGATACTTTCGATGAGGATATCTCCGACCCCGGTAAAATAGAACAGGTTTTCACAGAACTGACCGAAAAAGTCCACACGTCAATGATGAAAAAACGATTCCGCTACAGAACTGTAACAATCAAGGTTCGTTTTGAGGATTTTAGGACATACACCCGGGCAAGAACCCTGAATGCTGCAACCACAGATAAAGAAGTCATCACAAAGAATGCCCTAATACTCATGGAAGAATTCATGGGAAAAGGCAGATTCAGGTTACTTGGTGTAGGGGTCACAAAACTTGAAAAGATAGATGAAAGACAGACTTTTTTGAGTGATTTTTACTAGGAACCTTTACACCCTAAAACACATTATTGTAGCGCGCTACAAGGAAGTAAATCAAGTATTAATAGATATTAAGGATAAAATTAGCTTTTTTACAGAAAAAAAGCATATAAATTGTGTATTCTATTTTTTAAAAACTAATATACCATTTAAAACAAAATAGAACAAATATTATCAGATTATATCTAAAATAAATGATTTATCGTAGATTATTTATCCTTAAACCCTAGTATAGCCTTTGAATACACTGTGATGTGTGTTCCGAAAATTAGAGGGTTATACCTGATGAAAGAAAGACCTAAAGAATACCAGAACAAAGAAAAACAAAAATCAAGGACATTGGGACCTGTCCCACACCTGGAAGAGCATGTGAACCCCGACTGGTGGAAGAAAATATTCAATTCACTCTACCTGAAGACCGATGCGGACATCGTTGAGGATGCAAATATCACCAGACAGGAAATAGACACCTTTTCTTCAATACTTGGCCTGACACCTGAAAGCCACGTACTTGACCTGTGCTGTGGACAGGGAAGACATACACTTGAACTTGCAAGAAGAGGTTTGAAGAACCTTGAAGGCTTAGACCGGTCACACTACCTTATCCAGAGGGCAAAGGGCACTGCTAAAAAGGAAAGTCTTGGTATCAAATTCAAGGAAGGGGACGCAAGGAAAACACCATACACGACTGACACTTTCGATGTTGTGATGCTCCTTGGCAATAGTTTTGGTTATTTTGAAACGTCTGACGAAGACCTGAGGGTCTTAAAAGAGGTAAAAAGGATACTAAAACCCTGGGGAAAGGTGCTGCTTGATGTAGCTGATGGCTCTTACCTCAAGGAAAAATACCAGCCACGCTCATGGGAATGGATCGACAAGCACAACTTTGTGTGCAGGGAGAGGTCCATATCTACCGATGGGCAGAAGCTCATATCCAGAGAAGTAATCGTCAACGACACATCAGGAGTTATAGCAGACCAATTCTATGCGGAACGCCTCTACACCACGGAAGCACTGAAAGAACTGCTAAAAAAAGCAGATTTCACGGATATCGAGATAGTTGATTCCATCAATTCACAGACACTGAGAAACCAGGATCTTGGAATGATGGAGAGACGCATTATTGTGACTGCAACGGTCAGGAAAGAATGGACACCTAATAAGAAGAAGGCAAAGGAAGCAAAGAGGAATGTAGTTGTTGTCTTCGGAGACCCGAGGAAGAATGATTCACTAAAGCCATGTGGTGTCTTTGACGATGATGACATGTACACCATAGACCAGCTCAAAGGCGGACTTCATGAACTTGAAAACTATTCTTTCAAATACCTGGATAACCACGATACACTTGTCACTGACCTTGCAAAGATAAGATCTAAAACAGATTTCATTTTCAACCTCTGTGATGAGGGCTATGATAACGACCCTAAAAAAGAGCTGCATGTGCCTGCAATACTTGAGATGTTCGACATCCCTTACACAGGTTCGGGACCGCAGTGTCTTGCATTCTGTTATGATAAGGCACTTGTGAGAGGTATTGCAAAGGACCTTGGAGTTCCGGTTCCTGAAGGTATCGTTGTTAAAGGAGAGGACACTCTATTCGAGCTGCCCATGGATTTCCCGGTTATCGTGAAACCTAACTTTGGAGATTCCAGTTTCGGACTGAACCAGCACAGCGTTTGTAACAGTCGTGATGAAGTTGTCAGGGCAATCTATGACATAAGGGAAGGACTTGGTTATGATAAACCAATACTTGTGGAAGAATTCCTAACCGGAAAAGACCTCAGCATAGGGATCATAGGCAACCCGCCGGAGAACTATACCGTACTGCCGCTTACACAGGAAGATTACTCTGACCTGCCTGAAGACCTTCCAAAACTCTGCGGATACGAGGCAAAGTGGATACCTGACTCACCTTACTGGAAGATCAAGTCCGCACCTGCAAACCTTCCAAAAGAGACAGAGGAACTCATTATTGAGTGCAGCCTGAAACTCATAAACAGGCTTGAGTGCAGGGACTACACCCGCCTTGACTGGAGACTTGATGAAAAAGGCAATCCAAAGCTCCTCGAAGTCAACCCTAATCCCGGCTGGTGCTGGGACGGACACCTTGCAAAGATGGCTAAAATCGCTGATATCTCGTACAGCGATATGATATCCATGATTCTCAAGAGTGCGGATGAGAGGATATCGGGGCAGAGATAAAAAGATTTA
It encodes:
- the recQ gene encoding DNA helicase RecQ, with product MHETLSKYFGYSDFRPLQEEIINDVLNDRDTFVLMPTGGGKSLCYQLPALLKDGITVVVSPLISLMKDQVDSLKENGVDAAYLNSTLKPAESRRIYEELKRGEIKILYVAPERLTMSGTITLLKSLNVSLFAIDESHCISEWGHDFRPEYRKLGMLKKKFTKIPIIALTATATPKVREDTIKQLGIENCGIYVASFNRQNLFYRVRAKKDTYNNLLQYLRKKKGESGIIYCQSRRTVDSLTTKLRKDGFNALSYHAGLTDLQRAKNQEMFIKDRADIVVATIAFGMGIDKPNVRFVVHYDLPKNLEGYYQETGRGGRDGLECECVLFFSRGDKFKIEYFIKQKDKKEERDIAIKQLNDIVDYCESNICRRKVLLRYFGEEIPEDNCGKCDVCLQPRIEVDGTAEARLIIKCIQDLDQRFGMNHVIDVLTGSRAKKITDKKHHLLKSFGQGDSYSKNEWLDMAREMVRQDAIKVEGARYPLLKLNRKSLEVLDGKRTVNFTRKVEDAQTDYEPVTPDIDEEEFEEEYRPVVHRRISDDPEKILFDKLKELRISLAQMQDVPPYIIFADTSLRQMAARRPATKEEMLKITGVGEYKLKKYGDMFLKTIAEHLETVESPNKSDEKSKARAPVKKEVKNKVSGNGFPKPALKKEIVLKALDELEVDLIRSIKDKLGGNYSDDEIRNVYQSIIKRK
- a CDS encoding A24 family peptidase C-terminal domain-containing protein — translated: MIELLKVLACMPFLLYSCYSDIKTRRVSNDVWFMMFGVGFIFIMYDLMTYGLPYLIRNILSFLFIFAFVYILFQFGAFGGADAKVLMVISLIIPTFPVIVVGSTAFPLNGIPPIDLFAFSVFGNSVILTVIVPLGLFLYNLVKNPSESLKRPLYMFIGYLTPISKLEKGHFRMIDSYEETKDGVNFRFSRSGTELSSDVIKELKAYEKEGKVKNGVWITPGLPFMIPITAGFITAVVFGDLIFYLTMQFMMM
- the hxlA gene encoding 3-hexulose-6-phosphate synthase gives rise to the protein MSKVDPTKPIIQVALDLLETDRAIQIAKESLEGGADWLEAGTPLIKSEGMDVIRKLRDAFPEKTIIADMKITDTGAMEVEMGAKAGADIIVVLASADDSTILESVRAARKYGVKIMADLISANDPVSRSMEVEKLGVDYINVHAGIDQQMEGQDSLSIMKEVVRKVNIPVAIAGGLDAASCAEAVNAGADVVIVGGNIVRSSNVTASAKAIRESVDSPSTVQITKISKDEEIRAILESVSTSNISDAMHRKGAMQDIFPMFEGEKMVGTAVTVQTFKGDWAKAVEAIDEAKQGDVIVIYNGSRHVAPWGGLATLSCLNKGVAGVVIDGAVRDIDEIRKIGLPVFATCHVPNAGEPKGFGEINSEIVCGNQTVNPGDYIVGDDSGVVVIPKERAYEIARRAKEVEKTEQRLFEEIRRGATLSEVMKLKKWEKH
- a CDS encoding DUF5788 family protein, which gives rise to MKDNEEISTREREKLLKSLHSSLFWVGKEIPYTITINGNEVHLHEIVWEIVNKPHIERSDVDNIDKFLELLSVKEKEYEEGLAHGNVSSEKAKEIFEKAAGIRRAIMDLKELTTSAKRKTIFKSRHICDNVETCEWDSLTENMKDKRWSKKS
- the pyrB gene encoding aspartate carbamoyltransferase produces the protein MKFKDQPIISMREFSREMIDHILTAAEKMEPIARGEERSDLLSGKILAVLFFEPSTRTRMSFETAMLRLGGDVLNLGSVDASSIAKGETLADTIRVVDGYVDAIVIRHPKEGAAHLASEFSSVPILNAGDGAGHHPTQTLLDLYTIKRESHLDNLKIALAGDLKYGRTVHSLCYALSLYGAQINLISPKELRMPEEIINDIIARGAKIKEVDTIEEAIKDVDVLYMTRIQKERFPDPAEYHKVANKLKITTDMLKGAKPDLKIMHPLPRVNEIDASVDDTPHACYFKQAFYGVPVRMALLGLVLGAIE
- the pyrI gene encoding aspartate carbamoyltransferase regulatory subunit; its protein translation is MTDIETELRVSRIENGTVIDHITAGKALNVLKILGLPDSSKGVVSVVINSKGKYGKKDVVKVENRELNVEEVDKIALISPNATINIIRDFNVASKYKVHIPSFVEGVVSCINPNCISNSNEPITSKFAVDTENISLKLRCYYCGRVISENIAEYLL
- the dapB gene encoding 4-hydroxy-tetrahydrodipicolinate reductase, translated to MINVGVTGASGRMGRLIIDNILRSEDVQLTSAFDLVNIGKDVGEVAQIGTLNVPISSAEDMESVLKESKTQVLIDFTIADATAVNAPRAASAGVSLVIGTTGLSSEQKKTIEESIISNNVAGIISPNYSIGVNVFFKILAEASRYLGDMDIEIIEAHHLHKKDAPSGTALGAAKVISEALGGKEFVYGREGFAPRGKEIGIHAVRGGDIVGDHTVLFAGDGERIEIKHQAHSRQAFAGGAVKAAAWIGNAAPGLYTMQDILGL
- the dapA gene encoding 4-hydroxy-tetrahydrodipicolinate synthase — protein: MFEGVLPALVTPFSKDGSIDSESFRNIVDFVEDGGVSGVVVCGTTGESATLETREHKELINLCVDCAKVPVIAGTGSNNTAEAVELTKHAADAGADGALVISPYYIKPNNAGLIAHFKKIAEASDIPIVLYNVPSRTGQDMPLEVIVELSRVENIVAVKEASGSLSKFSQIIEETADEDFEVISGEDGLTFPSMAIGGAGVISVVANIVPAKMVQLAEAVKACDLETARRIHFEIAPLIRALFTETNPIPVKRAVELMGLSSGDMRLPLAPLSDENSLLLENALRKLGCIA
- a CDS encoding 30S ribosomal protein S17e; this translates as MGNIRQTNIKRIALRLAENHGNVFTTDFDTNKHLVTKYTTIESKVIRNRVAGYVTRKMTHRPRE
- the dinB gene encoding DNA polymerase IV is translated as MENSRKERITLHIDMDSFYSSVEVRDRPELKGLPVVVGSDPKAGSGRGVASTCSYEARAYGIHSGMAISKAYKLCPDAVYLRVNMKLYKEVSAEIMQTLRIFADRFQQVSVDEAYLDIGESISDYASATLLAKKIKSEVQRLHGLTCSIGVAPNKVIAKIASDFNKPDGLTIVRPEDIQDFLFPMHVSKIPGIGKKTQPILEEMGIETVGQLATCDVQLLIARFGKFGVVMHQLANGIDTREVKEREEVKSVSTEDTFDEDISDPGKIEQVFTELTEKVHTSMMKKRFRYRTVTIKVRFEDFRTYTRARTLNAATTDKEVITKNALILMEEFMGKGRFRLLGVGVTKLEKIDERQTFLSDFY